ccttcttcatttttatttcgaTCTTCATCAAGCAAAGAGACCTGGGACCTTTCCTCAACGTCGTCACTCGTCGCCACACATTCCACATGTTTCCCATGAAACTGTGACAGTGGAAGTTTCAGGACACTTGTAGTGGTGTTTGACCCATCACTGTtgagctttgttaaaatttTCGATGCGGAGAAGTTCTGGTCTTTCTCTGTGGATTTCCATTGGAGTATCGGTGTGGGTTTACCGGTGGCTGAACATGAGACTGTAACATCTGAATCCGAACTGGATGAATTTACTGATGCTGTTATTTCTGATATACCTGAAAAACACCAACAGCATATAACATAAATATTCAATCTTTTAAAAGCCAGCCTTTACGCATACACACCAGTGCACTAAATTCatggtatatactgtacattgtaaatgtaatttataggTTAACGGATTCAAGGAACCTTGAATTGCATTTGAAGAAACACTTACAGGTAatcttttttaatacatttttttagattttattctgtattaaaGAGTCACTAAATATCATCTGTTTGCTTTAAAACCGAGTTCATTAAAACAATTAACAGTGTATACATTTTTCAACTTGTATGCTGTTAAAAGATTCAACTTTGCAATGCCAGCTGTTCTGACACAAGTGCTGACACATTCCCTCTTTCATTTCTGGGAAAGAATTCTTCAGTATCGAATGTGGCTCAAACATGAAATGAAAGTGCCAGCTGCAACTAGAGCATCTTTTGTCAGCATTATCATTTGTAAtgaatgcattttaataaaagatcTCCATGTTCAGCTATCGCTTATCAcgcaacatacagtatactgtacatgttaggGCACCCACCATTATAGAGAAGATTGAGGCAAGTTGTCACATTATTATTTAGCGCAGGGGTGAACTGTTGATTTCAGACAACTAGTTTAATAATACTGATTTGTGTATTTCACTCATAATTGTAACCTAATCTTATTTTGTAACAGGTCTGAGGTAAACAAGTGCAATGAAATCAAACtggcataaataaataataaaagtagATTTTAATAGAAAGGTTCAACTGTGTTCTCAGGACAagtgtattttttcattattttcagaGTGGGGCAAGCTTTCaaactatttattattatacagtTTGTTTATTCATCTTATCCAAAATAATGGATGGTTTAATATGTTACCCTgtctgtttttgctgttttatgaATTGTTAAATTGATCAGAAAAGCCATAGTCTGATGTAGATGTTGTATAGACTTTGCCAAAATATTCTAGCGTTAACTATTGTAAATAgattaactgtagtaaatataGCATTCACTAGTATGTTGTCACTAAGCAGTGGGGTTCCACTGTGACTATGGAGtaagtgtaaatatatatttttaagcatttttactgTCTCTCTCAGTCCATGCAAATGTTCAGCCTACCTTTAACAGTGAGGCAAAATGTTTTCCGTTTTGGTCCCGATGGATACACTTTGAAGGAACACATGTAGCAGGCCTCATCTTCAAATGTTACGTTTTTGATCACAATAGACGAAGATTTTAATGACGCCGTGATAGTGACTTTTCCGACATATTCTTGGTGCACATAATCCTTGTAGCGCTCGCTGAACGTAGCCAGAGTTTCAGCATCATCACCGGCGCGCAATCGCTCCCAGGACACCTGTTTGACTCCGGACGGGTTCGAGAGGGCGCAAGAGAGTGAGGCGTTGTGACCGAACAAAACATTCGTTTCTCCATTTAATATTATATCTGAAAGACAAACTGTGAAAGAAAAAGCAATGTCGTTATAATCTCCCCCTTCTCCATCCAGTTTGAGCAAAAACAGGTCGACAATAATGGTTTATGAGTTATAGTTAGTTACCGACCCCTTCTGAGCAAGATGAAAATAATCATAAGACGCAACATGTTTCACTTTGTATGGTTTTCTATCTATGAGCATACTTATATAACGAGTGGGAAAACATTATGGGGATCTCCACATCCACATGATACCCACGAATCGCAGGGGAATTCTATGAATCAACTGTACATCCGAATATACAGACCCTGGGACCCACAATCTATAAACTATCAATCAATCAAATACCCATTTAGCAAGCTGACATAATCAACGATGCCTGTTTGCTACAGCATGCATCATCATTTACGTAAAGTCTCAATGTTACAATTCTGGTATATCGAGGGCTTTCCAGTGAAACTTGCGACTTCTGCTTTTATTATTTACGAGTAAACACAACTGGAAACTTAAGTAAATAAACAGCTTATTGAACGCAAATAAAAAAGATCAAAATCTTTTCACAAATGCAAAGTGAGCATCAGTAACGTCACATTTTTTACATCTACTGGAATTTTACATTACAATGGAAACCAATAATTGTGTGTAACAAGCGTGGAAAGTTTAGCCAACATTGAAAGAACTACGTCACAAGTggcttaaaataataaatagagGAATAATGGTTAATACCTTACGGTTCACTGTCTGTCAGGAGTTTTtaagtaacgttaacgttacccGAGAGTTTCACGTCATTATCTCAGCTTCAAGGTTTATAACGAAGAACGACATGTAGTCTAAAACGTAATTATTGTGACAATACGTAGAGCAAAATCAGGTAAAACAACAGTATTTTTCTTCTCTTCTAATATAATGCTCAATGAATAAACTAAACGTGTTCTAACGCGTCCagaattttccaaaatgttccTGTAGATGTTTGTCACATGACGAAACATCCCcatgtttcaaaataaaagaccgGGGCATTTTTGGTGGGAGGTGCTTGTTTTATTGACGATGAAAACATTAGGCATATTCAGCGCTGTTGTGAAAAATCCAGTTAAACGGATGGATAAAGCAATTGTTAATAATAAACTTAATAACAAgctctatttttatttaaaattgtttCGCCATCCTTAAGTTCCTTTTCTGAAAGGCTGCGTAAACCTGCAAAGGTTATGACATGTGGATGTGTGTGATTACTTTGTTGCATTTTGGCTTTCTTAGTCTGATGTGACTTCAGataaatgtcagaaatgaagTTGTGATGTCAGACTGGAAGATTACATTTGACTGGTTCCCATGAGATTAGAAGAAGTCTCTGTACCCTGATAAATCATGGTCAGATAAATAGTAGATTCTTGTAATGTGTTGGTAGAAaccaaacatgacaaaaaactGTTCCCCCTTTACAGAATACATTTGTGGCATTTGGCATTTTACTCAGTGATCTCATCAGTTTCTCTGCTTCTCATGCAGTGGGTTAGTGTATATTGGCCTATAAGGATCTGAAATTATTTCCTACTTCAAACTGTACTTCAAAATGCTATATTTTATAACCTTTAAAATTATACACCTATGTATTATCTATCTATGTATAGGTATAAAAAGATCTACCTATCATTCTAATATATGtgctatttttaaatgtacattcatGTAAAGGTTTTTATCAGCATCCAGGATTACTAGCCAGttgttttgtttagaaaaatgtttgctttagtGCCAACAAATGACGTAACAGTTTATTtcaaagggacactccacccaagggaatacaacagaaaataccTACGTTTTACACGAAAACAAAGAAGTTCCTCCAAACAAAAAATTCAGGCAGATCTCACATGCAGatgcatgtttttgtgtttcccTTACAGAAACGCCACAAGTATATCACATGTATGAAAAAACAtttgatcacatgtgaaaaacacGCAAAATGGGGTTTTCGGCAGCCTAGATGTTGATagaatatttacatacatacatcctATGCTCCCTTCAACTTGCAcaaactttttttcattttaaggcaGGATCAGATAAACTGTATTGTTGTAATACAGTATACTGGACTTTTTGTGTACAGAATACACTGTTACATGAAACTGTGAACATTAACActaatgatcattttaaaatgagcaAAATGTAATGCAATTGTTACATTAATCATGTCAATTTGAATATGAAATATTCTCACCCTAAACTGTATACGTAATCAAACAATAATTTGATCCAATGTTATCATTcacatttctaaatgttttattttgacctAAGCCCAgtctttttttaaagactgtCCTAAAGGACTGATAGACAGTGACACCTGGTGGATCAATGCTGTCAGTACATCTTTGAAATTCAGGCGTTTTAATATTCCACTACGCTGTCATCTATTAATAGATCACATTCACTCCGCACAGTTTTAACCAAGTAACACATCCATTTCAATGTAAGCACAGGTTGAGATATTCAGTAAAtgattcatgcatttatttatcctCAACCGGTCTTCCTCAACACATTCACATTTAAAGGTTTTCGTTTTCAGTGAAGACATTTTGATAGGTCGTAGCGGAGGGTGGCAATAGTGACCGATTGCAGAACAGCAGAACCATACGTCGCAGCAGCGCTATGACAGCAGCGCCATGGCGGCAGTCTCATGCCGGAAGTGGGCGGAGTCACAGTCTCAGATCGAAAGTAGTGAGAAGTAAAGTAATGTAACAGCGGAGAAAGGGTGCACGGTAAAAAATTGTCTTCGATTGTTGTTGGATTATCTGACGCTGAATGAGGAAGACCATAAAAAAGCCCTTCTGCAGCTTTCACAGGCAGAAACGAATGACTCGCTTTGAATTTAAGGGTGATAAGGACATTTTTCTTAATGAGCTTCTAGATAAAACATGCCTCTCAGgattatttgcatgttttaagaatttctatttattttatttatctcttattcTAATTTAGTTAGGTTTAATTTTGATTATTATTGTTAATTGTGTGCCTTCTGTGCTAtaacttttgtttgattttgtaaTATTAGTTTATGATGTGTAGTGTAGCACAAGGTATTATGTATGTACTATGAAAAATTGGTTAATACTCAAGTGAttgttaagtaaaaaaataaacaaaaatgttctattgctcaaaattgtgttttgttgttgttgttgttttagcgTTGCACTTAATTTATACTGTTTATCTTTTAagacacacaacaaaaaaattataaaatttaCTTTTTAGCTGTTACCAATAGGATACATTTACCAGAGACTTTATCAGAGACTGCAATTTCTCAGAAGATTACGGATGTGTGGAGTAGACAGGAAAATCATGTTTCTCTTTTATCAGTCTGTATTAGAAAGTGTTATAGGTACAGCTTGTCCACTTGGTACAGTAATCTCTCTGTAAAATCCAAAtcaaagatactgtatatttgttcgAACTGCTACAAAGATTATTGGACTGAATGAATACCCTATATTCAAGCTCTGTACGAGATATGTACATTGAACGAGGCCAAAGTGATTTTAAATGACGCGTCTCACCTACTTCAGTCTTGTTATGTTATGAACTCTTACCCTCTAGAAGATTTATAACATCTCGTTACAAACTAAAAAGATTTAAGAGCTCCTTTGTGCCATCATCAATCAGACTGCTGAACATGGACCATCTATTTTTATGAGTATGTCTTATCATGTGTATATCTATTGTGCGTATCTTTCTTATGTATTATTGTATCAGGTC
This sequence is a window from Triplophysa rosa linkage group LG4, Trosa_1v2, whole genome shotgun sequence. Protein-coding genes within it:
- the LOC130552989 gene encoding OX-2 membrane glycoprotein-like produces the protein MLRLMIIFILLRRVCLSDIILNGETNVLFGHNASLSCALSNPSGVKQVSWERLRAGDDAETLATFSERYKDYVHQEYVGKVTITASLKSSSIVIKNVTFEDEACYMCSFKVYPSGPKRKTFCLTVKGISEITASVNSSSSDSDVTVSCSATGKPTPILQWKSTEKDQNFSASKILTKLNSDGSNTTTSVLKLPLSQFHGKHVECVATSDDVEERSQVSLLDEDRNKNEEEKSVTLRYYTITISLLLIVSIVVIFLYVRLKDNAECTRFASTA